The genomic region GGCCTCACCCTGTACTTGTCGCCGCACGCGCGAGCGTTCGTCTCCGTCCCCGTCCGCGACCAGCGCCTGCCCCGCCCACGGCGCGCCGGCGCCTGATCCCTATGCTCGGCCGCATGACGGCCGCCATCACCCCGCTCACCGCCACGCAACTGCGCGCCCACCGCGACGAACTCGCCGCTCTGCTCCTCGACGTGGTCGCCGACGGCTCCTCCCTCGGCTTCCTCGCCGGCTTCGACCACGCGGGCGCCGCCGCCTGGTGGGACTCGCTGCTGCCCGCCGTCGAGGAGGGCTCCCTGGCCCTGTGGGTCTCCCGCACCGGCGGCGACGGCCGCATCGACGGCACCGTCAGCTGGCACCGGGAGTCCAAGCCCAACGGCCGCCACCGCGCCGAGCTGCGCAAACTCATGGTCCACCCGGCCGCCCGCGGCCGCGGCACCGCCCGCGCCCTGCTCGCCGAGGCCGAGGCGGCCGCCGCCCGCGCCGGCGTGGTGCTGCTGTTCCTGGACACGGAGACGGGCAGCGGCGCCGAGAACGTCTACCGGCGAGCGGGCTGGACGGAGGTCGGCACCATCCCCGACTACGCCACCGACCCGGACGGCCGCCTGCACCCCACCACGCTCTTCTACAAGCACCCTCAAGGGTGACCTCGCCCGCCGCGCGGCGTTAGACCCGTAGTCGCCGGCCACCTAGCGAGGGAGACCGAATGTCCGCAACAGCCGCCGCCCTGCCCACCCGCCGCTCGTTGCTTCGTACGGCCTTCACCGCGGCCGTGCTCGCCGGTACGGCCGCGGTCCTGGCTCCCGTGGTGCGCGCCCGCCGCCCCCGGCAGACCCTCACGCCGGCCCCGCTCGCGGAGGAGACGTACCGGGGCCGGCACATCGCCGTCGACCGGGCGGGGATCCGCATCGACGGGCGCCCGCTGCACGTCATGCGCCGGGCCGACGGCAGTTACCTCAGCGGGATCAACCACTTCGAGTCCTTCGGGACGCCGCTGGAACTGGCCCGCGCGGCCGTCGACGAACTGGGTACGGCCCAGCTGGCGGCCGCCGCCCCGCACCACGGCTGACGGGAGGAGCCCCGCGTTGTACACCCGGCAGAACCAGAGGAACCTCACCAGCGCCCAGAAGAAGCGGTTCACGGCCGCCGTTCTGGAGCTCAAGCGCAACGGCGTCTACGACGCCTTCGTGCGCACCCACGACAAGTACTTCGTGCCCGACCGCGACCGCAAGCTCCGCGTCGGGCACATGTCCCCTTCCTTCTTCCCGTGGCACCGGCGCTACCTGCTGGAGTTCGAGAAGCAGCTGCAGGAGGTCGACCCGGGCGTGTCCATCCCGTACTGGGACTGGACCACCGACACGAGCCCGGTCTCCTCCCTGTGGGCGGACGATTTCCTCGGCGGCACCGGCCGGGTGAGCGACCGCAAGGTGATGACCGGACCGTTCGCCTACGACAAGGGCAACTGGACCGTGACGGTGGGCGTCACGGAGTCCGCCTTCCTCACCCGCAACCTCGGTCGGCCGCAGAACCCGATCGCCCTGCCCACCCCGGCCGAACTCCAGTGGGCGATCGACGACCCGGTCTACGACATCTCGCCCTGGAACTCCACCGTCGACGGCTTCCGCAACAAGCTGGAGGGCTGGGCCGCCCCCAAGAGCGAGCGCTGGCGCAACCACAACAAGGTCCACCAGTGGATCGGCGGCCACATGACCGGCGGCACGGCGCCCAACGACCCGGCCTTCTGGCTGCACCACGCCTTCGTGGACCTGATCTGGGACCGCTGGCAGCAGAAGCACCCGAGCTCCGGCTACCTGCCCGCCGTACCGCCCGCCTACGGAGACCCGCAGCGCGGCCGGGTGATCGCCCTCGACGAGCCGATGCCGCCGTGGAACATCACCCCCGGCGAGATGGTGGGCCACCAAGGCCTCTACCGCTACGAATGACACGGGAAAGGGCCCCCGCCCAGGCGGGGGCCCTTCGGCCGATCACACGATCAGGCGGTCAGACGATCCGGGGGGATCAGTGACCGTAGTCGCCGCCCTCGGTGTGGTGCTTCTCCTCGTGGCCCGACGCGTTGACGCAGGTGTTGCCGAACGCCGGGTTCAGCAGAGCGATCACGTTCACGGTGTTGCCGCAGACGTTGACCGGGACGTGCACCGGAACCTGGAGCAGGTTGCCCGACAGGACACCGGGGGAGCCGACCGCCGCACCGTGCGCTCCGGCATCGGCGACGGCCAGACCCGCACCGGTGGCCATGGCGCTACCGGCGACAGCGGTGATGGCGATTGCCTTCGCGATACGCGACATCAAGAGATCTCCTCGTGAGATATGGGCGCCGCAGAATCTGCGGCATTTGACATGGCATACAACGCCGCGACGGCCGAGGGGTCACGGCCGCTGCGCCTACCTGGTGATCGAGAAACGCGCGGAGGCGAAATACTGCCGCACCTGGGCGACCGCGCCGGGCCGCAGGACCGCGACCGCCGGGCCCGCGCACCGCGGCTCGCGGTAGAGGGTCACCGTCCGCCGGGTCCCGTTGGTGACCGCCCGGGCGCCGCCGCCCTCCGCCTCGACGCAGCCCTCGGGGTCGCCGAGCGCGTGGACCCGGTCGTCCTGGCCGACGTACTGGAAGTCCGGTCCGTCGGCCGCATGGGCCGGGGCGGCCGCGGTGAGCGTGGCGGCCGCCAGCAGCAGGGCGGGCATGGTGTGGTGGATACGCAGGGATCGCATGTCCGTCCAACCGGGCCGGGCGCGGACACGGTCACGCCTTGTCACCCGTTGGACGGCTGTGCGACCGTGCGCCGAGCACCGGACCAGGAGGACGAGATGAGCGCAGCGGGCGGCGGCAGCGGTACCGGCGGCCGACCCCGGGCCAGGACCGCGTACGGCGTGGTCGAGGGCCGGACCGGGCCGGGCGGGACCGCCGTCTTCCGGGGCATCCCCTACGCGGCCCCTCCCGTCGGCGCCCTGCGCTTCGCGGCGCCCGCGCCCCCGGAGGCATGGGACGGCGTCCGCGACGCCGGCGCGTTCGGGCCCACCGCGCCCAAGGTGCCCTACCCGCCTAAGTTCGCGGCCCTGCTGCCCGACCCCGAGATCGCCGGGGACGACTGCCTGAACGTCAACGTGTGGACCCCCGACCCGGCTCCCGGGGCCGGGCTGCCCGTCATGGTGTGGGTCCACGGCGGGGCGCTCACCCGGGGCTCCTCGGCCGTCCCCGTCTACGAGGGCTCCGCCTTCGCCCGTGACGGGGTCGTGCTCGTCTCCTTCAACTACCGGCTCGGCGTCCTCGGCTACGGACTCTTCCCCGACGCGCCCGTCAACCGGGGCCTGCTGGACCAGATCGCCGCGCTGGAGTGGGTCCGGGACAACATCGGGGCCTTCGGCGGCGATCCCTCCCGCGTCACCGTGTTCGGCGAGTCCGCGGGAGCCATCAGCATCGGCTCCCTGCTCGCCGCCCCCCGGGCCGCCGGGCTCTTCTGCCGGGCGGTCCTGCAGAGCGGGGCCCCCGAGGCGCTGTCCCGCGACCGGGTGCGGGCCATGGTCCGGCGGATGGCCTCGCTGCTGAAGACGGCCGCCACCGCCGAGGCCTTCGGCGCCACCGCCCTGCCCACCCTGCTGGCCGCCCAGGCGGCCGTCCTGCGCAGATCCAGCCCCCTGGCCGGCGGCCCCGCCTTCGGCCTGGTCACCGACCCGGACACGCTTCCCGCCGACCCGCTCGACGCCGCGTGCCGGTCCGGCGTACCGCTGCTGATGGGGTGGACCACCGAGGAGTACCGGCTCTGGCTCGCCCCGACCGGCGCCATGCGGCTGCTGGACCGGCTGGGCCCGCTCGCCGTGGAGCTGGCCCGGTTCCGCAGCGGCAAGGACCGGGCCGCCGTCAGTGCGCTGCGCGCCGTCCTGCCCGGTGCCGGACCCGCCGATCTCGCGGGCCAGCTGCTCACCGACCGGTTGCTGCGCGACCCGCTGCGCAGGCTCGCCGGGACGCGACGGACGGCGCCGAGCTTCCTCTACGAGTTCGCGTGGCCCTCGGGCGTCCCTGGCCTCGGTGCCTGCCACGCCCTGGAGCTGGGCTTCGTCTTCGACACGCTCGACGTGTCGGAGGCGTCCTGGCTGGCCGGGCCCGACACCCCGCAGGCCCTGGCCGACGAGATGCACGCGGCCTGGGTGCGCTTCGCGGTGCACGGGGAACCGGGCTGGGCGCCCTGGAACGGCAACGGCCCGCCGAGGGTGTTCGGCGGGCCGGAGCTCAGGGAATCCGAGTTCAAGGAGGCGGAGGTGTCGCCGGTTACTCGACGGGTCCTTCCATGACCTTGCTGATGAACTGGATCGGCCCCTCACCCATGTTCGGGACATAGGTCTTGGCGTTGTGCTGGCCGCCCTTGATGATCCTCAGGTCGGTGTGGACCGGCCCCTTGTTCCCGAAGGTGGCGATGAACTTCTGCACGTCCGGCAGGGTCTTCTTGTTGTTCTCGCTGTCTCCGACCTGGAAGGCGAGGTAGACGTCCGGCCCCTTGCGATCGATGAGCTGCTTCGCCAGGATCTCGGGGTTGTTCTCGGCCTTCTCCTTATCGTGGCCCTTCCACAGCGAGGAGTCCGGGACGATGTCGGGGCCGGAGGCGATCACGGCCTTGAACTTGTCCGGGTGCTTCAGGACGGCCTTCAGGCCGGCGAAGCCGCCGGTGGAGGAGCCCATGAAGGCCCAGCCGTCACGGGACTTGACCGTGCGGAAGTTCGCCTTCATCAGGTCGGGGACGTCCTCGGTCAGCCAGGTGCCCATCTTGGGCTGGTCGGGGATGTCGGAGCCGTCCCAGTAGATGCCCTTGTCGTCCGGCGCCGGGTTGAGCACGGGCATGGCCAGGATGAAGGGCTTGCTCTTCCCCTCCGTGTACCACTTGGCGATGCTGGTCTGGAGGCCCAGGTCGGTGCCCATCCAGTAGTTGCTCGGGTATCCGGCGCCGCCCGGCAGGGCGATCATGACCGGGAAGCCGCTCTTGGCGAACTTCGGGTCGTTGTACTCCTTGGGCGCCCAGACCCATACCTTGCCCTTGAAGCCGGACTTCTTGCCGTCCAGCGTCGTGACGGCGACGTGGGTCCCGTCGGGCAGGGTCATCGAGTTCTTGAACTCGGACTGGGGTCCGGTGGGCATGAGCATCTTGGAGTTCGCCGGCTGCTGCGCGGCGTCCTTCTTCTTGCCGTCACCGCCGCCGGGCGTCTGCCCGAAGGACACCGCGGAGCCCTTGTCGGTGAACGGGGGTATCTCGAAGTGGTACATCACGCCCGCCGCTATGCCCGCGAGCGCGAGAACGGAGACGCCCGCGATCACCCAGCGCCGGGCCCGGGACTTGCGCCGGGGCTCGTACTGCGGCTCCTGCCCGTAGGGCTCCTGCGGCTCGAACTGCTCCTGCCCGTAAGGCTGCCGGGGCTGGCCGTAGGGCTGCCCGCCATGAGGCTCCTGCGGTGCGTACGACTGCTGTCCGTACTGCCGCCGTCCGTACTGGTCGCCGTAGGGCTGCTGCGGGTTCTGCCCTTCCGGCCGGTACGGCGGCTGGTACTGCTGCCCGTCGGGTGCGTACGACATGTGCGGTGGCTCTCCGGCTGGTGCTGCCCCGAGGGGCGGTGGTCTGGCGGCTTGGTTCTTCCGTTCGAAAGATGAACGAAAGCATGCCAGGGTTCCGGATTTTTCCTTCTCTTGGGGTGCTTTAGGGAAGGCCGTTGCCCGACGCCGGAAGGGCCCGCCGAGTTCCGGTTCTGTTCGCCGAGCGTCCCTGGCCCATGCACATGCCCCTGGGTATGGTGCCTGCGCGCCGCCCCCAGAACCCCCACATCCGCCCGGAGGTACTCGTGTTTGGCATGACCCCGCCACTGTCCCGTCGTGGGACCGCCCTCGCCACCGCATTCGGCATCACCGCCGCCGCCGCCGCGGCCCTGTGGGCGGGCATCGGCGCCGCCCAGCCCGCGCACGCGGCCGCGCTGCCCGCCCCCGACCACGTCGTCGTCGTGGTCTTCGAGAACCACGCCTACAGCCAGGTCATCGGCAGCTCCAGCGCCCCGTACATCAACTCGCTGAAGGCCGGGGGAGCCAACCTCACCCAGTCCTACGGCATCACCCACCCGAGCCAGCCCAACTACCTGCAGCTGTTCTCGGGCTCGAACCAGGGCGTGACCGGCGACAGCTGTTACACCCCCGGCTTCAGCTCCGCGCCCAACCTCGCCTCCGAGCTGATAGCCGCGGGCAAGAGCTGGGCCAGCTACAACGAGACCCTCCCCAGCCAGGGCTCCACCACCTGCTCCAGCGGCAACTACGCCCGCAAGCACAACCCCTGGTTCGCCTTCTCCAACGTGCCCACCAGCACCGCGAAGACGATGACCCAGTTCCCGACGGACTTCACCACCCTGCCCAAGGTGTCCTTCGTCGTTCCGAACCTGTGCAACGACATGCACGACTGCTCCGTCGGCACGGGCGACACCTGGCTCAAGAACAACCTCAAGGCGTACGCGGACTGGGCCAAGACCCACAACAGCCTCCTCGTCGTCACCTTCGACGAGGACAACCGGCTCGCCGGGAACAAGATCCCGACCGTGCTCTACGGCCAGCCCGTGACCCCGGGCAGCACGTCGGGCACCACCTACAACCACTACGACATGCTGCGCACCCTGGAGGGCCTGGCCGGCCTGACCACCCATGCCGGGAACGCGGCCGGCGCCAAGGACATCACGGGGATCTGGGCTTCCTGACCATGTACGTTGCGGACAGTCGCGGCACCCCCGCGCCCGCCGTGACCCCCGAGCCGCAGGCCGTCGCCCCGGGCACCAGCCCGGGGCGGCGCGCCGCGCTCGCGCCCACGGTGCTCGCCCTCGGCACGGTCAGCCTGATCACCGACATCTCCTCCGAGATGGTCGCCGCCGTGCTCCCGCTCTACCTCGTCGCCGGACTCGGGCTCTCCCCGCTCGGATTCGGCCTGCTCGACGGCCTCTACAACGGGGTCGGCGCGCTGGTCCGGCTCGCCGGCGGCCACCTCGGCGACCGCTTCGGCCGCCACAAGGCCCTCGCCGGAATCGGCTACGCCCTCTCCGCCCTGTGCAAGCCGCTGCTGCTGCTCGCGCACACCCTGCCCGCCATCGGGGCCGTCCTCGCCCTCGACCGCACCGGCAAAGGCCTGCGCACCGCGCCGCGCGACGCGCTGATCTCCCTCGCCGCCGCCCCCGAGCACCGCGGCCGGGCCTTCGGCGTGCACCGGGCGATGGATACCGCGGGCGCCCTGATCGGCCCGGTCCTCGCCTTCCTCATCCTGCGCGGGGCCGCCGACGGCTACGACGCCGTCTTCACCGTCAGCGCCTGCGTCGCCGCCCTCGGGGTCCTCGTCCTCGTACTCTTCGTCCCCGGCCGCCCCGCCCGGGCCCGGCCCGCCGCGGGCGCCGCGGGCACCGAAGACACCGACGCCGGCGCCGACGACCGTGTCTCGCTCAGCGCCTCGCTCGGGCTGCTGCGCGGCCGCGACCTGCGCCGGACCGGTCTGTGCGCGCTGCTGCTCGGCCTGTGCACGGTCAGCGACGGCTTCGTCTTCCTGCTGCTCCAGCGCGCCACCGGGATCGCCGACCGCTGGTTCGCCCTGCTGCCGCTGGGTACCGCCGCCGCCTTCTTCCTCCTCGCCCTGCCACTCGGGCGGCTCGCCGACCGGATCGGCCGACGGCGCGTCTTCCTCGGCGGTCACCTCGCGCTGCTGCTCGCGTACGGGCTGCTCCTCACCGGCGGCCACCCCTGGCTGCCCTACGCGGTGCTCGTGCTGCACGGCGGCTTCTACGCCGCCACCGACGGGGTGCTGATGGCCGCGGCCGCCGCGGCCGTGCCCGAGGAGCACCGAGGCGGCGGCCTCGCCCTCGTCCAGACCGGCCAGGCCCTCGCCCGCTTCGCCGCCGCCCTCGGCTTCGGTGCCGCCTGGACCTTCTGGGGTCCGCGCCCCGCGCTCGCCGCCGCGGCCCTCCTGCTTGCCGCCGCCGTCGGCGTGTGCGTCCGGCTGCGCCCCGCCGCCGACTGATCCCCACCGTGTGAGAGACACGAGAGAAAGGCCCCCATGACCCTCCAGCGCCGGATCCTGATCCTCGCAGCCTTCGTCGTCCTGCTCGCCGCCGTGGCCGTGCACTCCTTCGTGCGGGCCTCCTCCCGGGCCGACGAGAAGAACCAGCCGCAGGCGGGCGGCCCGCAGATCACCCGGGGCGCGGTCTCCCTGGCCCCGGCCGGGGGCGGCCCGCGGATCGTGTTCCGGAACATGGCCTGGGGCCCGCACCGAGACGAACTCGCCACGGTCCCGGCCGCAGCGCCCGAGGGGGCCCGTACCGCGTCCGGGGTGAGCTGCCTGCGCTTCCACGCCGCAGCCGGCACCGGAATCTGCCTCCAGGCAGACAAGAGCGGGGTCCAGGACGGCTACCGGGCCGTGGTCCTCGACTCCGGCCTCAAAGAGGTCTCCGCGCACGCGCTGGCCGGCATCCCCACCCGCGCCCGGGTCTCGACCGGCGGCCACCTCGCCGCCTGGACCGTCTTCGTCGGCGGTGACAGCTACGCCGGTACGAACTTCTCCACGCGGACCTCGGTGCTCGATCTGCGTACCGGCAGGTTCGACGCCTCGCTGGAGGACTTCACGATCCTCAAGGACGGCAAGCCGTACCGCAGCGCCGACGTGAACTTCTGGGGGGTCACCTTCGCCGCCGACGAGCGGACCTTCTACGCGACGCTGGCCACGGAAGGCCGCACCCACCTGGTCCGCGGGGACCTGACCGGGCGGACCGTGACCACCCTGCGCGAGAACGTCGAGTGTCCCTCCTTGTCGCCGGACGGGACCCGGGTGGTGTTCAAGAAGCGGGTGCCGGACCTGCCGGCCGAGGCGCCGTGGCGGCTGTACGCGCTGGACCTGGCCTCCGGGGCGGAAACCCCCCTCGCGGAGGAGCGCAGCGTGGACGACCAGGTGGTGTGGACGGACGACCGGACCGTCGTCTACTCCCTGCCGGGGGACTTCGGCGCCGACTTGTACTCCGTACCGGCCGACGGGAGCGGAGCCCCCGCCCGGCTCATGGCTTCGGCCCTCGCCCCGGCCCTCCTCGGATGAGGAAGGCGGGGGCGAGGGCGTCGAAGGACCGTTACGCCGGGATCAGCGTCTTGCGGCGCCGCTTGCGCTGCGCGCCGGCCGACAGCCTCAGCTCGATGATCGACCGCACGGTCGGCCACTCCTCGTCGAGGATCGAGTAGAAGGCAGTACTGCGGACCGCGCCGTCGAGCCCCCGCGAATGAGCCCGGCGGACCCCCTCGCAGGTGAAGCCGAGACGTTCCATCGCGGCCCGCGAGCGCCCGTTGCGGGCGTCCGCGCGCAGCGAGATGCGCCGGACGCCCCAGGTCTCGAAGGCATGGCGGAGCAGCAGCAGCTTCGCCTCGGTGTTGATGCCGGTTCCCTGGGCGCTCGGGGACAGCCAGGTATTGCCGATCTCGGCGGCATCGGGGATCGCCGTCGCCGGATCGCCGAACGGGACGCCGGGCACGGCGGGCCACACGAGGGGCCCCTGCCAGTAGTCGAGTTCCAGGAACCGGGTCGAACCGACGACCCGCCCGTCGGTGGCTCTCACCACCGCGAACGGGACCGATCGACCCGCCGCCTGATCGGCGAGGGCACGGTCGATGTACTCGTGGGACGCCTGCACGCCGTGGGGTACGGGAGTGAAGGCGTAAGTCGTACGATCCTCGGCCCCGGCCAGGGCCAGAGCCTCGGTGTGGTGGGGGGCGAGGGGCTCGAGCCGCACGGAGCGGCCGGCGAGGAGTACGGGTACGGGCACGGAGCCTTCGGTCCTTCTGGGCGGTGGGGTGGTTGCACAGTCTGCGTCCCTGACGTCGCCCCCCGTGCAAAACACGGGTGAAAGGCAACGGGCTGTCAGGTGAACGCGAGTGGCTCAATGTAGCTCTTTAAAGTCCTCTCATGAACCCCCAATTTGGCAATGGCGTGAACCTCTTTTTCGACGACTTGGGTCCCCGCGCCGGAACGCCCGTAATCCTGATCCACGGACATCCGTTCAACCGCACGATGTGGGCCCCCCAGACGGCCGTCCTGACGGCCGCCGGGTACCGCGTTATCGCCCCTGACCTGCGGGGATACGGGGAAAGTCCGGTGCGGGCCGGCAAGGTGCTGCTCGCTGATCTCGCCGACGACATTGCCGATCTTCTCGCCCGACTGGAAATCGAACAAGCGGTCGTCGTCGGTGTGTCCATGGGCGGGCAGATCGCCATGGAGACGCGGCTGCGCCACCCGGGTCTGGTACGGGCTCTCGTACTCTCCGACACCACCCCCCTGCCGGAGACCGAGGAGGGCGCGAAACACCGCCGCGAGCTCGCCGACAGGCTGCTCGCCGAAGGCATGGGGCCGTACGCCGAAGAAGTCATCGACAAGATGCTGGCGCCCTACAACGTGACCGGCATGCCCGAGGCCGCCGAGCGGGTGAGCGCCATGATGCGCGCCACCGACCCCGAGGGCGCGGCCGCCGCGCTGCGCGGCCGGGCCGAGCGGCCCGACTACCGGCCCGTGCTCGCCGGGGCCGCGGAGCCCTGTCTCGTGGTCGTCGGCGCGGACGACGTCTACACCCCGGTGGCGGAGGCCGAGGCACTGCACGCGCTGATGCCGCACTCGGTGCTCGCCGTGATCGAGCGGGCCGGGCACCTGCCCGGTGTGGAACAGCCCGAGGCCTTCAACCTGGCGCTCCTGGAGTTCCTCGCCGGGCTCTGACCCGCGAGCTGATTGGACCGCTGAACAAAGCACCGAATGGCCCAGCTGAGTGGGCCGTTCGGTGGGCCGGCGGCCCGGTGGCGATCGCGGTCCAGCCCCCGCCCGGGGCGCCGCGCCGACCGGCCGCGGCCCGGTTCGGCCATTCCGTCGGCGACG from Streptomyces sp. NBC_00190 harbors:
- a CDS encoding GNAT family N-acetyltransferase, with product MTAAITPLTATQLRAHRDELAALLLDVVADGSSLGFLAGFDHAGAAAWWDSLLPAVEEGSLALWVSRTGGDGRIDGTVSWHRESKPNGRHRAELRKLMVHPAARGRGTARALLAEAEAAAARAGVVLLFLDTETGSGAENVYRRAGWTEVGTIPDYATDPDGRLHPTTLFYKHPQG
- a CDS encoding tyrosinase family oxidase copper chaperone, with protein sequence MSATAAALPTRRSLLRTAFTAAVLAGTAAVLAPVVRARRPRQTLTPAPLAEETYRGRHIAVDRAGIRIDGRPLHVMRRADGSYLSGINHFESFGTPLELARAAVDELGTAQLAAAAPHHG
- a CDS encoding tyrosinase family protein, with the protein product MYTRQNQRNLTSAQKKRFTAAVLELKRNGVYDAFVRTHDKYFVPDRDRKLRVGHMSPSFFPWHRRYLLEFEKQLQEVDPGVSIPYWDWTTDTSPVSSLWADDFLGGTGRVSDRKVMTGPFAYDKGNWTVTVGVTESAFLTRNLGRPQNPIALPTPAELQWAIDDPVYDISPWNSTVDGFRNKLEGWAAPKSERWRNHNKVHQWIGGHMTGGTAPNDPAFWLHHAFVDLIWDRWQQKHPSSGYLPAVPPAYGDPQRGRVIALDEPMPPWNITPGEMVGHQGLYRYE
- a CDS encoding chaplin, producing MSRIAKAIAITAVAGSAMATGAGLAVADAGAHGAAVGSPGVLSGNLLQVPVHVPVNVCGNTVNVIALLNPAFGNTCVNASGHEEKHHTEGGDYGH
- a CDS encoding carboxylesterase/lipase family protein, with product MSAAGGGSGTGGRPRARTAYGVVEGRTGPGGTAVFRGIPYAAPPVGALRFAAPAPPEAWDGVRDAGAFGPTAPKVPYPPKFAALLPDPEIAGDDCLNVNVWTPDPAPGAGLPVMVWVHGGALTRGSSAVPVYEGSAFARDGVVLVSFNYRLGVLGYGLFPDAPVNRGLLDQIAALEWVRDNIGAFGGDPSRVTVFGESAGAISIGSLLAAPRAAGLFCRAVLQSGAPEALSRDRVRAMVRRMASLLKTAATAEAFGATALPTLLAAQAAVLRRSSPLAGGPAFGLVTDPDTLPADPLDAACRSGVPLLMGWTTEEYRLWLAPTGAMRLLDRLGPLAVELARFRSGKDRAAVSALRAVLPGAGPADLAGQLLTDRLLRDPLRRLAGTRRTAPSFLYEFAWPSGVPGLGACHALELGFVFDTLDVSEASWLAGPDTPQALADEMHAAWVRFAVHGEPGWAPWNGNGPPRVFGGPELRESEFKEAEVSPVTRRVLP
- a CDS encoding alpha/beta hydrolase, which encodes MSYAPDGQQYQPPYRPEGQNPQQPYGDQYGRRQYGQQSYAPQEPHGGQPYGQPRQPYGQEQFEPQEPYGQEPQYEPRRKSRARRWVIAGVSVLALAGIAAGVMYHFEIPPFTDKGSAVSFGQTPGGGDGKKKDAAQQPANSKMLMPTGPQSEFKNSMTLPDGTHVAVTTLDGKKSGFKGKVWVWAPKEYNDPKFAKSGFPVMIALPGGAGYPSNYWMGTDLGLQTSIAKWYTEGKSKPFILAMPVLNPAPDDKGIYWDGSDIPDQPKMGTWLTEDVPDLMKANFRTVKSRDGWAFMGSSTGGFAGLKAVLKHPDKFKAVIASGPDIVPDSSLWKGHDKEKAENNPEILAKQLIDRKGPDVYLAFQVGDSENNKKTLPDVQKFIATFGNKGPVHTDLRIIKGGQHNAKTYVPNMGEGPIQFISKVMEGPVE
- a CDS encoding alkaline phosphatase family protein gives rise to the protein MTPPLSRRGTALATAFGITAAAAAALWAGIGAAQPAHAAALPAPDHVVVVVFENHAYSQVIGSSSAPYINSLKAGGANLTQSYGITHPSQPNYLQLFSGSNQGVTGDSCYTPGFSSAPNLASELIAAGKSWASYNETLPSQGSTTCSSGNYARKHNPWFAFSNVPTSTAKTMTQFPTDFTTLPKVSFVVPNLCNDMHDCSVGTGDTWLKNNLKAYADWAKTHNSLLVVTFDEDNRLAGNKIPTVLYGQPVTPGSTSGTTYNHYDMLRTLEGLAGLTTHAGNAAGAKDITGIWAS
- a CDS encoding MFS transporter, which translates into the protein MYVADSRGTPAPAVTPEPQAVAPGTSPGRRAALAPTVLALGTVSLITDISSEMVAAVLPLYLVAGLGLSPLGFGLLDGLYNGVGALVRLAGGHLGDRFGRHKALAGIGYALSALCKPLLLLAHTLPAIGAVLALDRTGKGLRTAPRDALISLAAAPEHRGRAFGVHRAMDTAGALIGPVLAFLILRGAADGYDAVFTVSACVAALGVLVLVLFVPGRPARARPAAGAAGTEDTDAGADDRVSLSASLGLLRGRDLRRTGLCALLLGLCTVSDGFVFLLLQRATGIADRWFALLPLGTAAAFFLLALPLGRLADRIGRRRVFLGGHLALLLAYGLLLTGGHPWLPYAVLVLHGGFYAATDGVLMAAAAAAVPEEHRGGGLALVQTGQALARFAAALGFGAAWTFWGPRPALAAAALLLAAAVGVCVRLRPAAD
- a CDS encoding TolB family protein; amino-acid sequence: MTLQRRILILAAFVVLLAAVAVHSFVRASSRADEKNQPQAGGPQITRGAVSLAPAGGGPRIVFRNMAWGPHRDELATVPAAAPEGARTASGVSCLRFHAAAGTGICLQADKSGVQDGYRAVVLDSGLKEVSAHALAGIPTRARVSTGGHLAAWTVFVGGDSYAGTNFSTRTSVLDLRTGRFDASLEDFTILKDGKPYRSADVNFWGVTFAADERTFYATLATEGRTHLVRGDLTGRTVTTLRENVECPSLSPDGTRVVFKKRVPDLPAEAPWRLYALDLASGAETPLAEERSVDDQVVWTDDRTVVYSLPGDFGADLYSVPADGSGAPARLMASALAPALLG
- a CDS encoding GNAT family N-acetyltransferase, whose protein sequence is MPVPVLLAGRSVRLEPLAPHHTEALALAGAEDRTTYAFTPVPHGVQASHEYIDRALADQAAGRSVPFAVVRATDGRVVGSTRFLELDYWQGPLVWPAVPGVPFGDPATAIPDAAEIGNTWLSPSAQGTGINTEAKLLLLRHAFETWGVRRISLRADARNGRSRAAMERLGFTCEGVRRAHSRGLDGAVRSTAFYSILDEEWPTVRSIIELRLSAGAQRKRRRKTLIPA
- a CDS encoding alpha/beta fold hydrolase: MNPQFGNGVNLFFDDLGPRAGTPVILIHGHPFNRTMWAPQTAVLTAAGYRVIAPDLRGYGESPVRAGKVLLADLADDIADLLARLEIEQAVVVGVSMGGQIAMETRLRHPGLVRALVLSDTTPLPETEEGAKHRRELADRLLAEGMGPYAEEVIDKMLAPYNVTGMPEAAERVSAMMRATDPEGAAAALRGRAERPDYRPVLAGAAEPCLVVVGADDVYTPVAEAEALHALMPHSVLAVIERAGHLPGVEQPEAFNLALLEFLAGL